The Candidatus Latescibacterota bacterium genomic interval TAAAAGAGATCATTACTCCGTCATTCATGCCCTATCTCGGCAATTCAATCCTTCTGAGCCTGGTCGCACTAGCCTTTACAGATTTCGACAGGTTCCTGATGTCGTCAGTGTTACCTCTTTCTTCGATATCCCTTTTCCATATAGCGTCCAGGATAAACAGTCTTCTTAAACGTTTTCTGGGATATCCAGTGATAGCCCTTCAACCGGAGATAACCAGGATATACGAAGAAGGAAGATACGAAGAGTTGAAGGGAAAGATAGTCCTTTTTACGAAGACTACTTTTATATCCGCTCTGTTCTTTGTCTTTGTCACAGCCGTTGCCGGCAGGAGTGCCATAAGGATCCTCAGTGGAGAGGCATTCGATCCTTCCTACAGGATATTGCTGGTATTGTTGCCATGTGTTCCTGTCGCTGCACTCATAGCCCCCCTTCTATCAACTATGAGAGGACTTCATTTCATGCGTTGGGCCGTTCTGGCAGATTTTGTGTGGATGGGTGTCTATTTTGGGACATTTCTTGTTTTTGTGTCGGCTATGGGGGTGACGGGAATGGCCGTTGCCCAGCTATGTGCTACTTTAGTCCAGATGACTGTCGTAGTGGCCGTGTCGAAAAAATATGGATTCTATGGTGGAGTCGGCAGGGGATGTGGCAGGGCGCTTGTTGTATTTTCCATATTTACCATAACGGGGGTATTCGCGGTTCATATCTGGAATTTTCCGGCTGCCGCGATTATAGTGGTTCTTTCGCCGTTTATTCTGAAGGGTGTGGTCTCAGGACTGAAATTGTTCGACAAGAACGAATCAGAGATGTTAAGGGATATGATAAGAGTGCGGGTATTGCAGAATGGGATCACATGGATAACAGGAAACTGGAGGAATCGTTGAAATCACCGCGAGTGCTGATGTTCATCAACTTTTTCCCACCTTCCGCGGGTGGAGGAGTATATCGGCCTCTATCGTTTGTGAAATATCTTTCGAGACTTTCCTGGGATATTACCGTTATCACTCCGCGGCCCGGGGGTTTCTGGATCTCGGACCCGGCGCTTGTGAGGGAAGTACCCGATAGTGTAAGAGTGATCCGTACGAGTTCTCTATCAGGACAGAGCGTGCTCGGCAATATGAATAAGAAGGGATCTTCGAGGCGGTCG includes:
- a CDS encoding lipopolysaccharide biosynthesis protein codes for the protein MVEVAEKMTEKNRSRLAGNTISLTIAGAVGMLFTLIQLSILSRYLDNEVFGLFVALRGFSLLFSTLILAGLPQVIIRFFPSYQNRGETFRAFILFTASITVILLLGTAVVLSSGSWRGFIPDTGLSGNDPAITGWLAAASVAIALKLLLYSVFNGQRVMHYQMILEVIYLAVFTFVIFILRHGLGLVMLFRLLCILNTGVFIAGLPFAFLSMKRGRDALRVSGVKEIITPSFMPYLGNSILLSLVALAFTDFDRFLMSSVLPLSSISLFHIASRINSLLKRFLGYPVIALQPEITRIYEEGRYEELKGKIVLFTKTTFISALFFVFVTAVAGRSAIRILSGEAFDPSYRILLVLLPCVPVAALIAPLLSTMRGLHFMRWAVLADFVWMGVYFGTFLVFVSAMGVTGMAVAQLCATLVQMTVVVAVSKKYGFYGGVGRGCGRALVVFSIFTITGVFAVHIWNFPAAAIIVVLSPFILKGVVSGLKLFDKNESEMLRDMIRVRVLQNGITWITGNWRNR